The Mauremys reevesii isolate NIE-2019 linkage group 1, ASM1616193v1, whole genome shotgun sequence genome has a segment encoding these proteins:
- the LOC120388467 gene encoding uncharacterized protein LOC120388467 encodes MQSWFCACFDSSWVLYTCVLLVLVIWVAMVTQHSFSWRSRMALLVSRLRQRGMEDEGEGAKKQRVKQPRDRLCQDHPHRARQAARRSSIRQLLCDNSDCALCNEAARQAERLVYADRASVWVPARPGSPPTPASCSKGRNLLGRSMWRGLDVLQVLPPAQGPFQPSKTRSPPERQAGSRKTARRLLREDEEELSHPQQAKDSSTEQDECLFCSSLWDETLLRGQKQAQSSSSLQHEPPLFAWELRTGSSQHEPFLPRREEYPGPAPVQHKPFPPSQAEHGWVGSFLRRVRAKSPQAAPQRQAHRPDWVPFLAKSPGGTRMSGREAKRQRDRESTAPRATGEAPMSLAGRPLARVSAGALRVPGRLEFAEVETPFLQRDVRASLERHVQVKRLQHTLGLSCTLQSALKIFMPPAPKPIARKPSGAGRVVMMPQALPFLSVGSRTELERHLQRMVHLKRWGLPRRIQESLRLLMPATPPHPRLGPLPSGRWAPRGPGPVTRAAQTPDLRARAPAQASQGPARASKSAPSSHCCRDTRELQGHIARKGLEIRLGALPAVLRSSQKMAALGSRDLLLPKLIPPGCKAPLARHRLCPLLSCKAGSVELNVRHKHIQYLWALPTLYAESLAKMVPCPPMPPTPLLPLGVAIEFCPLETPFVAPEGRELLERHVLRKRLQHEWGLPGLVWRSLRCLMPPPPTRPGPKGSDRQAAMELHVSSGAPPIPLATKRELEAHIRWRVAERRWGLPRRVQESLRGFMPPTTAALGTHPDTQGRRASRPLRGLSARRASRESPSRAAPVGPTAVAVSLAGLLGTAWRQQLRRDTCHQLLERHVTRKNIEIRLGLIPRRAQHSQEAARRVGKLPLPRLIRPGQRSLELRPRELLFLEQAASDHLELNLLHKHLSFRWGLPTLYQQSLAKLFHAGPSPAPPPSSSRTAGTEFTEQELPFLPPGAQEELELHVRKKRLQHEWGLPLIVQKSMRGLMAAAPCPGQPKAPPPADGDVAVLQPELSFLSEGSRRELELSLRKRLMHRRWGLPRRIQESVRLLQPAAAPAEFRPRSHTEKDAEGPFLLPWHKSTVHLEQGVGKARRVVTAPHPRLSLGRDAQERLQIHVAKKCVETRLGAVPAAVRCSWQRLHLVSRLPLPKLIPAGDRTPKARSPQLPFVHPEDVCHLELNVQHKHLTALWGLGTLYTQSLSRMVPRAPPGPVPPRETEVEFWAQEALFLGPEAREALELHVRKKRLQHEWGFPALIERSLRAFVPEPTAARQRAELHILVLGQEPSLMDGDTRGRLERHLRKMMLQRRWSLPRRIQESLRLFAAFAPPAVPQLPGAGGERGVGQSRLGPSQPDIPAGSCLAGDSRSHGLAAERRDELQRHLARKCLEIRLGVRPALVKRSQRAAREGERIRLPRLICAGQKPPKPRAGSLLCLPPTAVNTLDMNVRHKQLVHFWGLPTLQAASLRRMMPKAPAVPLGSAAGRAWTQMGLAGRVGAEELERNGYKEPPLVMGPPLITAKVRDRLESHILRKKLQHEWDLPRVVLRSLGAFTPPPPGRGLPRRVQAPASESVTTGSLLFLHMETREHLESHVRKLALERRWGLPKRILESLRMFLPPAPPGAEPRGQTQPRLHVFPTLPQGPTALSTGQSEELQPGPGEPLTHRSQHWLEMGVKEGKASCPEAVSQHTLGSSSRRSQETSQTSNGEGPPSSPRHFPEDKAELKSTLDFPRKKVLGISHRAQESQRQALRPAAHDPHPQQREQSSEESPGQWRTHDGEGAPRMAGTSRRSRSSSVETAIWNEKRILRELESSFRRIAQSRGRHGPGGKQSLSLEIVGHLEMDQCTCLDCPCCKLEVWDGARSPGASSPGWQTHRIHARGSATLLGDAAAPSPLHAEPGWQGQGTPSVAKYEPPASSLSSLEGSESRASDWSVGESSRAASRPAPEGPMLARVHLASLRAAAHQLDIHLAQKALGSFILPPCVIRSQAIYADMAAERLRAAAQEHRREMNIRLQRRRGRKSQMGGPHQEALGERARPAGTGEPGFPTAGSLGQRLIRESQSQANQYLCETCHGLFTAGEEGLSPQPWPAEGAGKSDVARTQLETHVHSRGRKTSDDACRGEQGASYQRSRDLSRAAGAPPYEGPAGAEDGEEAGGQMWAPPAHHPRLVTRDNVGDKGSSAASNELVGSLSSSRWPASPSEQRPRSAEGLSQFSTEGEWEMVGDWDSEAVAAWDAEGEGSLGWKERRDTEGRRGMREMLAEGTGPRAGTNMRQTEALVLTEAPPGAEQPPRAPPGRGAESPSVPCKGKGSTFRGIMLGFLKRVTSRASVEKRGQVDRSVAAPHGAPPPPQKLAPSPKSVTFNANVHVRAEVRRCQLCSSAEEMDGAGRKEPAAAARTRGLPGNGAPQGSGAAFPDARRGDSVTRGEPPSPEETGLSAEYGGYQEQVTLKVTECREGKVHDPSGTPAASAGPSAPWPPPPVCPAARDARTTGSHKGEGGKGVSQSGSAALGSNQPSPRESSRTKLREQRGRALSPSRPRGRSRSRVEGPWCSGRARRPDSEGIQVRSREWRSSSRGRPTSRRTRSRSREEESLVGEGVQDWQGTHRRPGKARSHGVATAANGVGGNATEDTSGTVGASNLEHRGHRARLETELPQPGSHPGKSTGHVCWFHQHRAHAHLRHVHDRTPALREENLCSAEEAVPVTQQRHL; translated from the exons ATGCAGAGCTGGTTCTGTGCCTGCTTTGACAGCTCCTGGGTGTTGTACACCTGCGTCCTTCTGGTCCTGGTCATCTGGGTGGCCATGGTGACACAGCACAGCTTCTCCTGGAGAAGCAGGATG GCTCTTCTGGTCAGCAGGCTCCGGCAGAGGGGGATGGAGGACGAGGGAGAAG GTGCAAAGAAGCAACGGGTGAAGCAGCCGCGTGACCGGCTGTGCCAGGACCACCCACACCGCGCTCGCCAAGCTGCCAGGCGCAGCTCCATCCGCCAGCTGCTGTGTGACAACTCGGACTGTGCCCTGTGCAACGAGGCGGCCCGGCAAGCCGAGCGGCTGGTATACGCCGACAGGGCCAGCGTGTGGGTCCCTGCCAGGCCAGGGTCACCTCCTACTCCCGCCTCCTGCTCCAAAGGGAGGAACCTGCTTGGTAGATCCATGTGGAGAGGCCTGGATGTGCTACAGGTCCTCCCACCGGCACAGGGCCCCTTCCAACCCAGCAAGACCCGTTCCCCTCCCGAGCGCCAGGCAGGCAGCCGGAAAACGGCGCGCCGCCTGCtgagggaggatgaggaggagctgtcccacccacagcaggcCAAAGACTCCTCCACAGAGCAGGACGAATGtctcttctgctcctctctctgggATGAGACTCTCCTTCGTGGGCAAAAGCAGGCCCAGAGCTCCTCTTCTCTCCAGCACGAGCCGCCCCTATTCGCTTGGGAGCTGAGAACTGGATCAAGCCAGCACGAGCCATTTCTTCCCAGGCGTGAGGAGTACCCCGGCCCCGCTCCTGTCCAGCACAAGCCCTTCCCTCCAAGCCAAGCGGAACATGGCTGGGTCGGGAGTTTCCTGCGCAGAGTCAGAGCAAAGAGCCCCCAGGCCGCTCCCCAGAGGCAGGCGCATCGCCCCGATTGGGTGCCATTTCTGGCCAAGTCCCCAGGCGGGACCAGGATGTCAGGGCGGGAGGCCAAACGGCAGCGAGACCGAGAAAGCACAGCACCCAGGGCCACGGGGGAAGCTCCAATGTCTCTGGCTGGGAGACCCCTGGCGCGGGTCAGCGCTGGAGCCCTGCGTGTGCCCGGCCGGCTCGAATTCGCTGAAGTGGAGACCCCCTTCCTCCAGCGTGACGTCAGGGCGAGTCTCGAGCGGCACGTCCAggtgaagaggctgcagcacacCCTGGGGCTGTCCTGCACCCTGCAAAGCGCGTTGAAGATCTTCATGCCCCCAGCACCAAAACCCATCGCACGCAAACCctcgggggcaggcagggtggtgatgatgccacaggccctgcccttcctgagcGTTGGCTCCAGGACAGAGCTGGAGCGGCATCTGCAAAGGATGGTGCATCTGAAGAGATGGGGGCTGCCCAGGAGGATCCAGGAGTCCTTGAGGCTGCTGATGCCAGCCACACCTCCACACCCCCGGCTCGGCCCCCTGCCGTCTGGGAGATGGGCTCCAAGGGGGCCAGGCCCAGTGACAAGGGCAGCCCAGACGCCCGACCTCAGAGCTAGAGCCCCAGCCCAGGCCTCCCAGGGCCCCGCCAGAGCATCCAAATCCGCGCCCAGCTCGCACTGCTGCAGAGAcacccgggagctgcaggggcacatTGCCAGGAAGGGCTTGGAAATCAGACTAGGCGCGCTGCCTGCCGTGCTGAGGAGCTCTCAGAAAATGGCTgccctggggagcagagaccTGCTCCTGCCTAAACTGATCCCCCCAGGCTGCAAGGCCCCCCTGGCCCGCCAccggctctgccccctgctcagctgcAAGGCAGGCAGCGTGGAGCTCAACGTGAGGCACAAGCACATCCAGTAcctctgggctctccccaccctgtACGCGGAGTCCCTGGCCAAGATGGTGCCCTGCCCGCCCATGCcacccacccccctgctgcccctgggtgtgGCCATCGAGTTCTGCCCCCTGGAGACCCCCTTTGTGGCCCCCGAGGGCCGGGAGCTGCTGGAGAGGCATGTCCTGAGGAAGCGGCTGCAGCACGAATGGGGCCTGCCGGGCCTGGTGTGGCGAtcgctgaggtgtttaatgccacCCCCGCCCACGCGCCCCGGGCCCAAGGGGAGCGACCGGCAGGCAGCCATGGAGCTCCATGTCAGCAGTGGGGCCCCTCCCATCCCTCTGGCCACCAAGAGGGAGCTGGAAGCCCACATCCGGTGGAGGGTAGCCGAGAGGAGGTGGGGGCTCcccaggagggtgcaggagtcccTGCGGGGCTTCATGCCCCCCACGACCGCAGCTCTGGGGACACATCCAGACACGCAAGGCAGAAGGGCCAGCCGGCCGCTCAGGGGGCTGTCAGCGAGAAGGGCTTCAAGAGAATCACCCTCCAGGGCGGCACCCGTGGGCCCCACAGCGGTGGCTGTCTCCTTAGCCGGGCTCCTGGGAACTGCATGGCGCCAGCAGCTCAGACGGGACACGTGCCACCAGCTGCTGGAGAGACATGTGACCAGGAAAAACATAGAGATTCGTCTGGGCCTGATCCCCCGCAGGGCCCAACACTCACAGGAAGCCGCCCGCCGGGTGGGAAAGCTCCCCTTGCCCCGGCTGATTCGGCCGGGCCAGAGATCCCTGGAGCTGCGGCCCAGGGAGCTGCTGTTCCTGGAGCAGGCGGCCTCAGATCACCTGGAGCTCAACCTTCTCCACAAGCACCTGAGCTTCAGGTGGGGGCTGCCCACGCTCTACCAACAGTCCCTGGCCAAGCTGTTCCACGCAGGCCCCTCGCCCGCCCCGCCGCCCTCCAGCTCCCGCACAGCTGGGACCGAGTTCACGGAGCAGGAGCTGCCCTTCCTCCCACCGGGAGCccaggaggagctggagctgcacGTTAGGAAGAAGAGGCTGCAACACGAGTGGGGGCTGCCTCTCATAGTCCAGAAATCCATGCGGGGCCTGATGgcggctgccccctgccctggccagcccaaggcccctccGCCAGCCGACGGGGACGTGGCCGTTCTCCAGCCCGAGCTGTCCTTCCTCAGTGAGGGCAGCAGACGAgagctggagctcagcctccgCAAGAGACTCATGCACCGGCGCTGGGGGCTTCCCAGGAGGATCCAGGAGTCGGTGCGGCTGCTCCAGCCTGCCGCAGCCCCTGCGGAGTTCAGGCCTCGCAGCCATACAGAAAAGGATGCAGAGGGGCCTTTCCTGCTGCCCTGGCACAAGAGCACTGTGCACCTGGAGCAGGGCGTGGGGAAAGCCAGGAGAGTTGTCACTGCTCCCCACCCGCGGCTCAGCCTGGGACGTGATGCTCAGGAGCGGCTGCAGATCCACGTGGCAAAGAAATGTGTGGAGACCCGGCTGGGGGCCGTCCCTGCTGCAGTGAGATGCTCTTGGCAAAGGCTGCATCTCGTGTCCCggctgcccctccccaagctgatCCCTGCTGGGGACAGGACCCCGAAAGccaggagcccccagctgcccttCGTGCACCCGGAGGACGTCTGCCACCTAGAGCTAAATGTGCAGCACAAACATCTCAcggccctgtggggcctgggcacTCTCTACACCCAGTCGCTCAGCAGGATGGTCCCCAGGGCGCCCCCTGGGCCAGTTCCACCCCGTGAGACTGAAGTCGAGTTCTGGGCGCAGGAGGCTTTGTTCCTGGGCCCGGAGGCCAGAGAGGCCCTGGAGCTGCATGTCAggaagaagaggctgcagcacgaATGGGGCTTCCCCGCACTCATCGAACGGTCGCTCAGAGCCTTTGTGCCGGAGCCGACCGCAGCCCGCCAACGCGCCGAGCTGCACATCCTtgtcctggggcaggagccttCGCTCATGGACGGGGACACGAGAGGCCGCCTGGAGCGTCACCTCCGGAAGATGATGCTGCAGCGGAGGTGGAGCCTTCCCCGGAGGATCCAGGAGTCCTTGCGGCTGTTTGCTGCTTTTGCCCCGCCGGCTGTCCCGCAGCTTCCTGGGGCCGGTGGAGAAAGGGGCGTCGGGCAAAGCCGGCTGGGGCCCAGCCAGCCAGACATCCCCGCAGGGAGCTGCTTGGCAGGAGACAGCAGATCCCATGGCCTTGCTGCTGAGCGGAGGGATGAGCTCCAGCGGCACCTCGCGAGGAAGTGCCTAGAGATCAGGCTGGGGGTGAGGCCGGCCCTGGTGAAGAGATCCCAGAGAGcggccagggagggggagaggatacGCCTCCCCAGGCTGATCTGCGCAGGCCAGAAGCCCCCcaagcccagggccggctccctgctctgcctgccaccCACGGCTGTGAATACACTAGACATGAATGTGAGACACAAGCAGCTGGTGCATTTCTGGGGGCTGCCCACGCTGCAGGCGGCGTCTCTGCGGAGGATGATGCCAAAGGCTCCGGCTGTGCCGCTGGGGAGTGCAGCGGGGAGGGCCTGGACGCAGATGGGCCTGGCTGGACGcgtgggggctgaggagctggagaGGAATGGCTACAAGGAGCCGCCTCTGGTCATGGGGCCACCTCTGATCACAGCCAAGGTCAGGGACCGTCTAGAGAGCCACATCCTGAGAAAGAAGCTCCAGCACGAGTGGGACTTACCGCGGGTGGTGCTGAGATCCCTGGGTGCGTTCACACCCCCACCACCTGGGAGGGGCCTCCCGAGGCGGGTCCAGGCCCCAGCCAGCGAAAGCGTCACCACGGGCAGCCTGCTCTTCCTGCACATGGAAACCAGGGAGCACCTGGAGTCACACGTGAGGAAACTGGCCCTGGAGCGGAGATGGGGCCTGCCCAAGAGGATCCTGGAGTCCTTAAGGATGTTCCTGCCGCCTGCCccaccaggagcagagcccagaggccAAACCCAGCCCCGGCTCCATGTCTTCCCTACACTCCCCCAAGGTCCTACAGCCCTCTCCACGGGGCAATCggaagagctccagccaggccccGGGGAGCCCCTCACCCACCGGTCCCAGCACTGGCTTGAAATGGGGGTAAAGGAGGGCAAAGCCAGCTGCCCTGAGGCAGTGTCCCAACACaccctggggagcagcagcaggagaagccaGGAGACCTCCCAGACGAGCAATGGGGAagggccccccagctccccacgccACTTCCCGGAGGACAAGGCAGAGCTGAAATCCACCCTGGACTTTCCCAGGAAGAAGGTGCTGGGAATTTCCCACAGGGCCCAGGAATCCCAGAGACAGGCCTTGCGCCCAGCGGCCCATGATCCCCACCCacagcagagagagcagagctCTGAGGAAAGTCCCGGGCAGTGGAGGACCCACGATGGCGAAGGAGCTCCGCGGATGGCGGGGACCAGCAGGCGCTCCCGGAGCTCGTCTGTGGAGACAGCCATTTGGAATGAGAAGAGGATCTTGCGGGAGCTGGAATCCAGCTTCAGGAGAATAGCCCAGAGCCGCGGCCGCCATGGCCCAGGGGGCAAGCagtctctgtctctggaaatCGTGGGCCACCTGGAAATGGACCAATGCACATGCTTGGACTGCCCGTGCTGCAAGCTCGAGGTGTGGGACGGCGCCCGCTCTCCGGGGGCCAGCTCTCCTGGGTGGCAGACACATCGTATCCATGCAAGGGGGTCAGCAACTCTCCTAGGAGATGCGGCAGCTCCAAGCCCTCTGCATGCTGAGCCcggatggcaggggcagggcactcCCAGCGTGGCAAAATATGAACCACCTGCCTCCTCTCTGTCGTCTCTGGAGGGCAGTGAGTCCAGGGCCTCTGACTGGTCTGTGGGAGAAAGCTCTCGCGCAGCCTCTCGCCCAGCGCCCGAGGGGCCCATGCTGGCACGGGTGCATCTTGCTTCTCTGCGAGCCGCAGCACACCAGCTGGACATCCACCTGGCACAGAAGGCCCTGGGCTCCTTCATCCTGCCGCCCTGCGTCATACGCTCCCAGGCCATCTATGCCGACATGGCAGCTGAGCGGCTGAGAGCCGCTGCCCAGGAACACAGGCGGGAAATGAACATCCGGCTGCAGCGCAGGAGGGGCCGGAAAAGCCAGATGGGAGGGCCCCATCAGGAAGCCCTGGGAGAAAGAGCCCGCCCCGCGGGCACAGGAGAGCCGGGATTCCCGACAGCTGGCTCCTTGGGCCAGAGACTAATCAGAGAGTCCCAGAGCCAGGCAAACCAGTACCTGTGTGAGACATGCCATGGCCTCTTCACCGCCGGTGAGGAGGgactcagcccccagccctggcctgccgAGGGGGCTGGGAAGTCAGACGTGGCGAGGACTCAGCTAGAGACTCACGTGCACTCGAGGGGCAGGAAGACATCAGATGATGCCTGCAGAGGGGAGCAAGGTGCATCCTACCAGCGGTCTCGGGATCTGAGCCGTGCAGCTGGTGCCCCCCCATATGAAGGTCCCGCTGGCGCTGAGGATGGAGAGGAAGCGGGGGGCCAGATGTGGGCCCCACCAGCACATCACCCCCGGCTAGTAACCAGAGACAATGTGGGAGACAAAGGTTCGTCTGCAGCCTCCAATGAGCTTGTGGGCTCCCTGTCCAGCAGCCGGTGGCCAGCCAGCCCCTCGGAGCAGCGCCCACGGTCTGCAGAGGGGCTGTCCCAGTTCAGCACCGAGGGCGAGTGGGAGATGGTCGGGGACTGGGACAGCGAGGCCGTGGCAGCCTGGGATGCGGAAGGAGAAGGcagcctggggtggaaggagaggagggacactGAGGGGCGACGCGGCATGAGAGAGATGCTGgcggaggggacaggccccagggctggaaccaACATGAGGCAGACAGAGGCCCTGGTGCTGACTGAGGCACCGCCCGGGGCTGAACAGCCGCCCCGTGCACCtccagggagaggggctgagtcACCGTCCGTCCCCTGCAAGGGGAAGGGCTCCACCTTCAGGGGAATCATGCTGGGCTTCCTCAAACGCGTCACCTCCAGGGCATCAGTGGAGAAGAGAGGGCAGGTCGACAGGTCGGTGGCTGCACCACACGGAGCACCGCCACCCCCTCAGAAACTCGCCCCATCCCCCAAGAGCGTGACCTTCAATGCCAACGTTCATGTGCGGGCAGAGGTCAGGAGATGCCAGCTGTGTTCCAGCGCGGAGGAGATGGACGGTGCTGGGAGAAAGgagccagctgcagctgctcggACCAGGGGGCTGCCAGGGAATGGGGCTCCCCAGGGATCTGGGGCGGCCTTCCCCGATGCCAGGCGAGGGGACAGCGTGACCAGGGGAGAACCACCTTCTCCAGAGGAAACAGGGCTCTCAGCAGAGTATGGTGGATACCAAGAACAGGTGACCCTGAAAGTGACCGaatgcagggaggggaaagtgCATGACCCCAGTGGGACGCCGGCTGCGTCAGCGGGACCTTCCGCCCCATGGCCACCACCCCCAGTCTGCCCCGCTGCCAGGGACGCCAGAACAACCGGCAGTCACAAGGGAGAAGGAGGCAAAGGAGTCTCACAGTCTggctcagcagccctgggctccaaCCAGCCGTCTCCCAGGGAGTCCTCCAGAACAAAGCTCAGAGAGCAGCGGGGTCGGGCACTCAGCCCTTCTCGCCCACGGGGCCGCTCCAGGAGCCGGGTGGAAGGCCCGTGGTGCAGCGGCAGGGCCAGAAGACCAGACAGCGAGGGGATCCAGGTCCGCAGCAGAGAGTGGAGATCCAGCAGCAGGGGGAGGCCCACCAGCAGAAGAACAAGGTCCAGAAGCAGAGAAGAGGAATCCCTGGTGGGAGAGGGAGTCCAGGATTGGCAGGGCACACACAGGAGGCCAGGCAAGGCCAGGTCACACGGAGTGGCCACAGCAGCCAATGGCGTGGGAGGAAATGCCACCGAGGACACATCCGGGACAGTAGGAGCGTCTAACCTGGAGCACCGTGGGCACCGGGCCAGGCTGGAAACTGAGCTTCCGCAGCCAGGGTCACATCCTGGCAAGAGCACAGGCCATGTGTGCTGGTTCCACCAGCATCGTGCTCACGCCCACCTTCGCCACGTACACGACAGAACGCCAGCGCTGCGCGAAGAGAACCTGTGTTCGGCGGAGGAAGCTGTCCCTGTCACTCAACAGCGCCACCTCTGA